The proteins below are encoded in one region of Paraburkholderia phenazinium:
- a CDS encoding IclR family transcriptional regulator encodes MSDTNPDPKTSIQVIERMMRLLDALAAHTDPVSLKELALGTELHPSTAHRILNDMVTCRLVDRSDPGTYRLGMRLLELGNLVKARLSVRDAALTPMRELHRLTGQTVNLSVRQGDEIVYIERAYSERSGMQVVRAIGGRAPLHLTSVGKLFLAADESTRVRAYATRTGLSGHTQNSITDLGKLERELLHVRQHACARDNEELELGVRCIAAGIYDDTGKLVAGLSLSAPADRLQDSWLGQLSKTALVISASLGYQPETPPASAHHQHA; translated from the coding sequence ATGAGCGATACGAACCCGGATCCCAAGACTTCGATCCAGGTGATCGAGCGCATGATGCGCCTGCTGGATGCCCTGGCTGCGCATACCGACCCGGTCAGCCTGAAGGAACTCGCGCTAGGCACTGAGCTGCACCCCTCCACGGCGCACCGCATCCTTAACGACATGGTGACGTGCCGTCTCGTCGACCGTTCGGATCCGGGCACCTACCGGCTCGGCATGCGCCTGCTGGAACTGGGCAATCTGGTGAAGGCGCGCCTGTCGGTGCGCGATGCTGCGTTGACGCCGATGCGCGAACTGCACCGCCTGACCGGCCAAACGGTGAATCTCTCGGTGCGTCAGGGCGATGAGATCGTCTATATCGAGCGCGCCTATTCCGAGCGTTCCGGCATGCAGGTCGTACGTGCCATTGGCGGGCGGGCGCCGCTGCATCTGACATCGGTCGGCAAGCTGTTCCTCGCCGCGGACGAATCCACACGTGTGCGCGCGTACGCGACACGCACGGGCCTTTCGGGGCACACCCAGAACAGCATTACCGACCTCGGCAAACTCGAACGCGAACTGTTGCACGTGCGCCAGCACGCCTGCGCGCGCGATAACGAGGAACTGGAACTCGGCGTGCGCTGCATCGCAGCGGGTATCTATGACGACACCGGCAAGCTGGTCGCCGGCCTGTCGCTGTCGGCACCGGCCGATCGCCTGCAAGACTCGTGGCTTGGGCAGTTGAGCAAGACTGCCCTGGTGATCTCCGCCTCGCTCGGCTATCAGCCCGAGACGCCGCCCGCTAGCGCGCATCATCAGCATGCCTGA
- a CDS encoding (Fe-S)-binding protein — protein MRVGLFVTCLIDLMRPEIGFSVIKLIEGAGFEVMVPPAQTCCGQPAYNSGDRRLARDLAQKTLREFEQFDYIVVPSGSCGGMIRVHYGDLFGDDPEMMIRFGRLRPKVYELTDFLVNVARVQLPPGEFAGPVTYHDSCSGLRELGVKSQPRTLLAQAGVTVTEMKDCEHCCGFGGTFAVKYGDISTAIVDEKCANIGASGAGTVVLGDLGCMLNIEGRLRRKGDTTTRVLHIAQVLAGDA, from the coding sequence ATGCGAGTCGGTTTGTTCGTCACCTGTCTGATTGACCTGATGCGTCCCGAGATCGGTTTCTCGGTGATCAAGCTGATCGAGGGCGCTGGCTTCGAGGTGATGGTGCCGCCGGCGCAAACCTGCTGCGGGCAGCCCGCCTACAATTCCGGCGACCGCCGTCTGGCGCGAGATCTGGCTCAAAAAACGCTGCGGGAATTCGAGCAGTTCGATTACATCGTGGTGCCGTCCGGTTCGTGCGGCGGCATGATTCGCGTGCACTACGGCGACCTGTTCGGCGACGATCCGGAAATGATGATCCGCTTCGGCCGCCTGCGTCCAAAGGTGTATGAGCTGACCGATTTCCTCGTCAACGTCGCCAGGGTGCAGTTGCCGCCGGGCGAGTTCGCGGGGCCGGTGACGTATCACGATTCCTGCTCGGGCTTACGCGAACTGGGCGTCAAGTCGCAGCCGCGCACGTTGCTGGCGCAGGCTGGTGTGACGGTCACCGAGATGAAGGATTGCGAGCACTGCTGCGGCTTCGGTGGCACGTTCGCGGTCAAGTATGGCGATATCTCGACGGCGATCGTCGATGAGAAATGCGCGAATATCGGCGCGAGCGGCGCGGGCACGGTAGTGCTGGGCGACCTCGGCTGCATGCTCAACATAGAAGGCCGTTTGCGCCGCAAGGGCGACACCACCACGCGCGTGCTGCATATCGCGCAGGTGCTCGCCGGCGACGCTTAA
- a CDS encoding lactate utilization protein B — MQVQTMQFKARAGEKLADQRLQQNLTKLSTKFVSARAAAITTIDFAATRAALKERRNRALENLDVWLETFEREATRRGVTVLFAETTREAAQLVADIARRHDVRKVIKTKSMVTEEMRLNEVLGQMGVQSIETDLGEYILQINDNEAPSHIIAPVVHKDKDEIADLFAKTHQRPRLTEITEMTREAREVLRPHFMTADMGVTGGNFLVAHTGSVALVTNEGNEGMCTVMPRVHVAVTGIEKVLPTLEDLATAMRLLPRSATGQSTSNYFSVLTGPRGPGDQDGPEHMYVVLVDGGRTGLIGGDFQEMLRCIRCGACMNHCPVYQKIGGHAYGWVYPGPMGSVLTPSYVGIDNALDLPQAATLCGECDSVCPVGIPLSGLLRKLRERQVERHLRPWRERAGLAVWGFLALHPDAYALFTKLAVRVLEMVGGRRRAISRLPLAAGWTNTRDMPAPVGRTFRELYAAQRSHLG, encoded by the coding sequence ATGCAAGTTCAAACGATGCAGTTCAAGGCGCGCGCAGGCGAGAAGCTCGCCGATCAGCGTCTGCAGCAGAACCTCACCAAGCTGTCGACGAAGTTCGTTTCGGCCCGGGCCGCCGCGATTACGACGATCGACTTCGCGGCGACGCGCGCCGCGCTCAAGGAGCGCCGCAACCGCGCACTGGAAAACCTCGACGTCTGGCTCGAGACCTTCGAGCGCGAGGCGACCCGGCGCGGCGTCACGGTGCTGTTTGCGGAGACCACGCGGGAAGCGGCCCAGCTCGTCGCGGACATCGCGCGTCGGCACGACGTCAGGAAGGTGATCAAGACCAAGTCGATGGTTACCGAGGAAATGCGTCTGAACGAAGTGCTCGGCCAGATGGGCGTGCAGTCGATCGAGACCGATCTCGGCGAATATATCCTGCAGATCAACGACAACGAGGCGCCGAGCCATATCATCGCGCCGGTCGTCCATAAGGATAAGGACGAGATCGCCGATCTGTTTGCCAAAACCCACCAGCGGCCGCGCCTGACCGAAATCACCGAGATGACCCGCGAGGCGCGTGAGGTGCTGCGCCCACATTTCATGACGGCTGACATGGGCGTGACCGGCGGCAATTTTCTGGTAGCGCACACCGGTTCAGTCGCGCTCGTGACGAACGAAGGCAACGAGGGCATGTGCACAGTGATGCCGCGCGTGCACGTGGCGGTGACGGGGATCGAGAAAGTGCTGCCGACGCTCGAAGATCTCGCGACCGCGATGCGCCTGCTGCCGCGCTCGGCGACCGGCCAGTCGACCTCGAACTACTTCTCGGTGCTGACCGGGCCGCGCGGGCCGGGCGATCAGGATGGGCCGGAGCATATGTATGTGGTGCTGGTCGATGGCGGGCGCACCGGGCTGATCGGCGGCGACTTCCAGGAGATGCTGCGCTGTATCCGCTGCGGCGCTTGTATGAACCACTGCCCGGTTTATCAGAAGATCGGTGGCCACGCTTACGGCTGGGTCTATCCGGGGCCGATGGGCTCGGTGCTGACACCGAGCTACGTCGGTATCGACAACGCGCTCGATCTGCCACAGGCCGCCACGCTGTGCGGTGAATGCGATAGCGTCTGTCCGGTCGGCATTCCCCTCTCGGGGCTGCTGCGCAAGTTGCGCGAGAGGCAGGTGGAGCGGCATCTGCGACCGTGGCGCGAGCGCGCGGGGCTGGCCGTGTGGGGTTTCCTCGCTCTGCATCCGGATGCGTATGCGTTGTTTACCAAGCTGGCGGTGCGCGTTCTGGAGATGGTGGGCGGGCGTCGGCGCGCCATCAGCCGGCTGCCGCTCGCGGCCGGCTGGACCAACACCCGAGACATGCCGGCGCCGGTCGGGCGTACGTTCCGCGAGCTATACGCCGCGCAGCGCAGTCACCTCGGCTGA
- a CDS encoding low molecular weight protein-tyrosine-phosphatase has protein sequence MKTISICFVCLGNICRSPTAEGVMRHQVGEAKLQERIAIDSAGTGDWHIGAAPDERAQRAAAQRGYDLSGLRGRQIGAADFERFDLLVAMDDANVAALRRICPPAQRDKIRLLMEFVPEADSRWAGEREVTDPYFGGDEGFEQVLDQCEAACRGLIAALHPQLVP, from the coding sequence ATGAAAACCATCTCCATCTGCTTTGTCTGCCTCGGGAACATCTGCCGTTCTCCGACCGCGGAAGGGGTGATGCGGCATCAGGTGGGTGAAGCGAAGCTGCAAGAACGCATTGCGATCGATTCGGCCGGTACCGGCGACTGGCACATCGGCGCGGCGCCTGACGAGCGGGCGCAGCGTGCCGCCGCCCAGCGCGGCTACGACCTGTCCGGGCTGCGCGGCCGGCAGATCGGTGCGGCGGATTTCGAGCGTTTCGATCTGCTGGTCGCGATGGACGACGCCAACGTCGCCGCGTTGCGCCGGATCTGCCCGCCGGCCCAGCGCGACAAGATCCGTCTGCTGATGGAGTTTGTCCCCGAGGCCGACAGCCGGTGGGCGGGGGAGCGGGAAGTGACAGATCCCTATTTTGGTGGCGACGAAGGCTTCGAGCAGGTCCTCGATCAGTGCGAGGCGGCTTGCCGGGGTCTGATCGCAGCATTGCATCCGCAACTGGTGCCTTGA
- the iscR gene encoding Fe-S cluster assembly transcriptional regulator IscR: protein MRLTTKGRFAVTAMIDLALRQEQGPVTLAGISQRQHISLSYLEQLFGKLRRHEIVESVRGPGGGYNLARRAENVTVADIIIAVDEPLDATQCGGKGTCEGTKQHDGHCMTHELWSTLNQKMVEYLDSVSLKDLVDQQRSREGAPAVLRDRRSEAPAVEPARVAPRGPNSVFNMAGS from the coding sequence ATGAGACTCACCACGAAAGGCCGTTTCGCCGTCACGGCGATGATTGACCTGGCACTGCGCCAGGAGCAGGGCCCGGTGACGCTTGCGGGTATCAGCCAGCGCCAGCATATTTCCCTGTCTTACCTTGAGCAGTTGTTCGGCAAGCTGCGCCGCCACGAGATCGTGGAGTCGGTGCGCGGCCCCGGCGGTGGCTACAATCTGGCCCGCCGCGCCGAGAACGTGACCGTCGCAGACATCATCATTGCTGTCGACGAACCGCTCGATGCCACCCAATGCGGCGGCAAAGGCACCTGCGAAGGCACCAAGCAGCACGACGGCCACTGCATGACGCACGAACTGTGGTCCACGCTGAACCAGAAAATGGTCGAGTACCTCGATTCGGTATCGCTGAAGGATCTGGTCGATCAGCAGCGCTCGCGCGAAGGCGCGCCCGCCGTGCTGCGCGACCGCCGCAGCGAGGCGCCGGCGGTCGAACCCGCCCGGGTCGCGCCACGCGGACCGAATTCCGTTTTTAACATGGCCGGTTCCTAG
- a CDS encoding IscS subfamily cysteine desulfurase, producing the protein MNNDIPHLPIYMDYSATTPVDPRVVDKMIPYLREQFGNPASRSHSYGWDAERAVEEARENVAALVNADPREIIWTSGATESDNLAIKGAAHFYKSKGKHIITVKTEHKAVLDTCRELEREGFEVTYLDVKDDGLIDLDVFKAALRPDTILVSVMSVNNEIGVIQDIEAIGEITREKGIIFHVDAAQATGKITIDLQKLKVDLMSFSAHKTYGPKGIGALYVRRKPRIRIEAQMHGGGHERGMRSGTLATHQIVGMGEAFRLAREEMATENERIRMLRDRLLRGLQDMEETYVNGDMEKRVPHNLNISFNFVEGESLIMAVKDVAVSSGSACTSASLEPSYVLRALGRNDELAHSSIRFTVGRFTTEQDVDYVINLLKTKISKLRDLSPLWEMYKDGIDISTIQWAAH; encoded by the coding sequence ATGAACAACGACATTCCCCACCTGCCCATTTACATGGACTACAGCGCCACGACTCCGGTCGACCCGCGCGTGGTGGACAAGATGATTCCGTATCTGCGTGAGCAGTTCGGCAACCCCGCATCGCGTAGCCACTCGTACGGCTGGGACGCGGAACGTGCGGTCGAGGAAGCGCGCGAGAACGTCGCAGCGCTGGTGAATGCCGATCCGCGCGAAATTATCTGGACCTCGGGCGCCACGGAGTCGGACAACCTGGCCATCAAGGGTGCCGCGCACTTCTACAAGAGCAAGGGCAAGCACATCATCACGGTGAAGACCGAGCACAAGGCCGTGCTCGACACCTGCCGCGAGCTCGAGCGCGAAGGCTTCGAAGTCACGTATCTGGACGTGAAGGACGACGGTCTGATCGACCTCGATGTGTTCAAAGCTGCGCTGCGCCCCGACACGATTCTGGTCTCGGTCATGTCGGTCAACAACGAGATCGGCGTGATTCAGGACATCGAGGCGATCGGTGAGATCACCCGTGAAAAGGGCATCATTTTCCACGTCGACGCTGCTCAGGCCACCGGCAAGATCACGATCGACCTGCAAAAGCTGAAGGTCGATCTGATGTCGTTCTCGGCACACAAGACGTATGGTCCGAAGGGCATCGGCGCGCTGTATGTGCGCCGCAAGCCGCGTATCCGTATCGAAGCGCAGATGCACGGCGGCGGTCACGAGCGCGGTATGCGTTCGGGCACGCTGGCGACGCACCAGATCGTCGGCATGGGCGAAGCGTTCCGTCTTGCCCGCGAAGAAATGGCAACGGAAAACGAGCGCATTCGCATGCTGCGCGACCGTCTGCTGCGCGGTCTGCAAGACATGGAAGAAACCTACGTGAACGGCGACATGGAAAAGCGTGTGCCGCACAACCTGAACATCAGCTTCAACTTCGTCGAAGGTGAATCGCTGATCATGGCGGTGAAGGACGTGGCGGTGTCGTCGGGTTCGGCCTGCACGTCGGCGTCGCTCGAGCCGTCGTATGTGTTGCGCGCGCTTGGCCGCAACGACGAACTGGCGCACAGCTCGATCCGCTTTACGGTGGGCCGCTTCACGACGGAGCAGGACGTCGATTACGTCATCAACCTGCTGAAGACCAAGATTTCGAAGCTGCGCGATCTGTCGCCGCTGTGGGAAATGTACAAGGACGGGATCGATATTTCGACGATCCAGTGGGCGGCGCACTGA
- the iscU gene encoding Fe-S cluster assembly scaffold IscU, whose amino-acid sequence MAYSDKVLDHYENPRNVGSFAKDDDAVGTGMVGAPACGDVMKLQIRVGADGIIEDAKFKTYGCGSAIASSSLVTEWVKGKTLDQAMEIKNTHIAEELALPPVKIHCSILAEDAIKAAVADYKQRHGETAEAGEKHQAA is encoded by the coding sequence ATGGCTTATAGCGACAAGGTTCTGGACCATTACGAAAATCCGCGCAACGTCGGTTCCTTCGCCAAGGACGACGATGCAGTCGGCACCGGCATGGTCGGCGCGCCGGCCTGCGGCGACGTGATGAAGCTGCAGATCCGCGTGGGCGCGGACGGCATCATCGAAGACGCGAAGTTCAAGACGTATGGCTGCGGTTCGGCTATTGCGTCGAGTTCGCTTGTCACCGAATGGGTGAAGGGCAAGACGCTCGATCAGGCCATGGAAATCAAGAACACCCACATCGCCGAAGAACTGGCGTTGCCGCCGGTCAAGATCCACTGCTCGATCCTCGCGGAAGACGCAATCAAGGCAGCCGTGGCTGACTACAAGCAGCGTCATGGCGAAACCGCGGAAGCGGGCGAAAAGCACCAGGCTGCTTAA
- the iscA gene encoding iron-sulfur cluster assembly protein IscA: MAITLTEKAANHVQKFLTRRGKGVGLRLGVRTTGCSGLAYKLEYVDELAPEDQVFECNGVKIIVDPKSLAYIDGTELDFAREGLNEGFKFNNPNVKDECGCGESFRV, translated from the coding sequence ATGGCAATTACGTTGACCGAGAAGGCAGCAAATCACGTCCAGAAATTCCTGACCCGGCGTGGCAAGGGTGTCGGGTTGCGGCTGGGCGTGCGCACGACCGGATGCTCCGGCTTGGCGTACAAGCTTGAGTATGTGGACGAACTCGCGCCGGAGGATCAGGTATTCGAGTGCAACGGCGTGAAGATCATCGTCGATCCGAAGAGCCTGGCTTACATCGACGGCACGGAACTCGATTTTGCACGCGAAGGGCTGAACGAAGGCTTCAAGTTCAACAACCCGAACGTCAAGGACGAGTGCGGCTGCGGCGAATCGTTCCGCGTCTGA
- the hscB gene encoding Fe-S protein assembly co-chaperone HscB, translating to MASLNDSHFDLFDLPAQYALDASALDHAYRTVQSQVHPDRFAAAGDAQKRIAMQWATRTNEAYQTLRDPLKRATYLLSLRGIDVGAENNTAMEPAFLMQQMEWREGIEDAAAAKNVDALDALLTELRDEERVRFTKLGALLDSGADQAAGEAVRQLMFIERVAAEIGTQIERLDN from the coding sequence ATGGCCTCGCTGAACGACAGCCACTTCGACCTGTTCGACCTGCCGGCCCAATACGCGCTCGACGCCAGTGCGCTCGATCATGCGTACCGTACGGTGCAGTCGCAGGTTCACCCCGACCGTTTTGCCGCCGCGGGCGACGCGCAAAAGCGCATCGCGATGCAATGGGCGACGCGCACGAACGAGGCGTATCAGACCCTGCGCGATCCGTTGAAGCGCGCCACGTATCTGTTGTCGCTGCGCGGCATCGATGTCGGCGCGGAGAACAATACGGCGATGGAGCCGGCATTCCTGATGCAGCAGATGGAATGGCGTGAAGGTATCGAGGATGCTGCGGCGGCGAAGAATGTCGACGCACTTGACGCCTTGCTCACCGAGTTGCGCGACGAAGAGCGGGTGCGCTTCACGAAGCTCGGTGCACTGCTCGACAGCGGCGCGGATCAGGCGGCGGGCGAGGCGGTGCGGCAGTTGATGTTCATCGAGCGCGTGGCGGCGGAAATCGGCACGCAGATCGAACGGCTCGACAACTGA
- the hscA gene encoding Fe-S protein assembly chaperone HscA: MALLQISEPGMAPAPHQRRLAVGIDLGTTNSLVAAVRSGVPDVLPDEDGHVLLPSVVRYLEKGGRRIGRTAKAEAASDPRNTIVSVKRFMGRGKSEVEGAENAPYDFVDAPGMVQIRTVDGVKSPVEVSAEILATLRQRAEDSLGDDLVGAVITVPAYFDEAQRQATKDAARLAGLNVLRLLNEPTAAAIAYGLDNGSEGLYAVYDLGGGTFDLSILKLTKGVFEVLAAGGDSALGGDDFDHALYRHVLEQAGIAPQTLAAEDVRMLLDNVRVAKEALSDAPLSTLKATLSNGTQLDLTIDEAAFEAITQALVQRTLGPTKKALRDAKVTTKEIKGVVLVGGATRMPVIRRAVEAFFGQPPLTNLNPDEVVALGAAIQADLLAGNRSADGDDWLLLDVIPLSLGVETMGGLTEKIIPRNSTIPVARAQDFTTFKDGQTAMAIHVVQGERELVADCRSLARFELRGIPPMAAGAARIRVTYQVDADGLLSVFAREQLSGVEASVVVKPSYGLADDDIAKMLEDSFSTAEVDMRARALREAQVEAQRLVEATDAALAADADLLDEAERAELDGLLTALRNVAKSDDVDAIEAATKTVAEGTDEFAARRMNKGIRRALAGRKLDDI, from the coding sequence ATGGCTTTACTGCAAATCTCCGAACCCGGCATGGCGCCCGCGCCGCATCAGCGGCGCCTCGCGGTCGGTATCGATCTTGGCACCACCAACTCCCTTGTCGCTGCAGTGCGTAGTGGCGTTCCCGACGTTCTGCCCGACGAGGACGGCCATGTGCTGCTGCCGTCTGTGGTGCGTTATCTGGAGAAGGGCGGCCGCCGCATCGGCCGTACCGCCAAGGCGGAAGCAGCGAGCGATCCGCGTAACACGATCGTCTCGGTCAAACGCTTCATGGGCCGCGGCAAGAGCGAGGTCGAAGGCGCCGAGAATGCGCCGTACGATTTTGTGGACGCACCGGGCATGGTGCAGATCCGCACCGTCGATGGCGTGAAGAGCCCGGTCGAAGTGTCGGCGGAAATTCTCGCGACGCTGCGGCAGCGTGCGGAAGACTCGCTTGGCGACGATCTGGTCGGCGCCGTAATCACCGTGCCGGCGTATTTCGACGAAGCGCAGCGCCAGGCCACCAAGGACGCCGCGCGTCTGGCCGGCCTCAATGTTCTGCGCCTGCTCAACGAGCCGACTGCAGCGGCGATTGCCTACGGCCTCGACAACGGCTCCGAAGGCCTCTACGCCGTGTACGACCTCGGCGGCGGCACGTTCGATCTGTCGATCCTCAAGCTCACCAAAGGCGTTTTCGAAGTGCTCGCAGCGGGCGGCGACTCCGCGCTCGGCGGCGACGACTTCGATCACGCGCTCTACCGTCATGTGCTCGAGCAGGCCGGCATCGCGCCACAGACGCTCGCGGCTGAAGACGTGCGTATGCTGCTCGACAACGTACGTGTGGCCAAGGAGGCGTTGTCGGACGCACCGCTATCAACGCTGAAGGCGACCCTTTCCAACGGCACCCAGCTCGATCTGACGATCGACGAGGCTGCTTTCGAAGCTATCACGCAGGCGCTGGTGCAGCGCACGCTCGGTCCGACCAAGAAAGCACTGCGCGACGCCAAGGTCACCACGAAGGAAATCAAGGGCGTGGTGCTGGTGGGCGGCGCGACCCGCATGCCGGTGATCCGCCGCGCGGTCGAAGCTTTCTTCGGCCAGCCGCCGCTGACCAATCTCAACCCGGACGAAGTGGTCGCGCTCGGCGCGGCGATCCAGGCCGATTTGCTGGCCGGCAACCGCAGCGCCGACGGCGACGATTGGCTGCTGCTCGACGTCATCCCGCTGTCGCTTGGCGTCGAGACGATGGGCGGACTGACCGAGAAGATCATTCCGCGCAATTCGACCATTCCGGTCGCGCGTGCGCAGGATTTCACGACCTTCAAGGACGGCCAGACGGCGATGGCGATCCACGTCGTGCAGGGCGAACGCGAACTGGTAGCGGATTGCCGCTCGCTCGCGCGCTTCGAACTGCGCGGCATTCCGCCGATGGCGGCCGGTGCGGCGCGCATTCGTGTGACCTATCAGGTCGATGCCGATGGCCTGCTGTCGGTGTTTGCGCGTGAGCAGTTGTCGGGCGTGGAAGCGTCGGTGGTGGTGAAGCCTTCATACGGCCTCGCCGACGACGACATCGCCAAAATGCTTGAAGACAGCTTCAGTACCGCCGAAGTCGATATGCGAGCTCGCGCGCTGCGTGAGGCGCAAGTGGAAGCGCAACGCCTGGTCGAAGCGACGGATGCGGCGCTGGCTGCTGATGCCGACCTGCTCGACGAAGCCGAGCGCGCCGAACTCGACGGCCTGCTCACCGCTTTGCGCAACGTGGCGAAAAGCGATGACGTGGACGCGATCGAAGCGGCGACGAAAACGGTGGCCGAAGGCACCGACGAATTCGCCGCCCGCCGCATGAACAAAGGCATTCGTCGCGCGCTGGCGGGCCGCAAGCTCGACGACATCTGA
- the fdx gene encoding ISC system 2Fe-2S type ferredoxin produces MPQIVVLPHVELCPEGAVIDAVPGKSICDNLLEHGIEIEHACEKSCACTTCHVLVREGFNALTPSEEDEDDLLDKAWGLEPESRLSCQAMVPVDQDLVVEIPRYSINHAKENH; encoded by the coding sequence ATGCCTCAAATCGTTGTGCTGCCCCATGTCGAACTGTGTCCGGAAGGCGCGGTGATCGATGCTGTGCCGGGCAAGAGCATCTGCGACAATCTGCTGGAACACGGCATTGAAATCGAGCACGCCTGCGAGAAATCGTGTGCCTGCACGACTTGCCATGTGCTCGTGCGCGAAGGCTTCAATGCGCTCACGCCGTCGGAGGAAGACGAGGACGATCTGCTCGACAAGGCCTGGGGCCTCGAGCCGGAGTCGCGTCTGTCGTGCCAGGCGATGGTGCCGGTCGACCAGGATCTGGTCGTTGAAATCCCGCGTTACTCGATCAACCACGCGAAGGAAAATCACTAA
- the iscX gene encoding Fe-S cluster assembly protein IscX codes for MKWTDTQDIAMALTDKHPEVDPQQIRFTDLHRWVTELDGFDDDPNRSNEKILEAIQTAWIEDADY; via the coding sequence ATGAAGTGGACCGACACGCAAGACATCGCGATGGCCCTCACCGACAAGCACCCGGAAGTGGACCCGCAGCAGATCCGGTTTACCGATCTGCACCGCTGGGTCACCGAACTGGACGGCTTCGACGACGATCCGAACCGTTCGAACGAGAAGATTCTCGAAGCGATCCAGACGGCCTGGATCGAAGATGCGGATTATTGA
- a CDS encoding glycine zipper 2TM domain-containing protein, which translates to MDNPGNTQPRRIHPLVATAAGAVIIASLAATAAITGLFPKASSNGAQTDQTQAAQVTSQPSQQVVDSAAPANPNTYAQQQQPQAQPTQAQAPADAQTQQPQPAPVAAAPTPAQAQYAQQQQQSGQYAQQPPPQPAYCASCGTVVAISAVRQEGHGTGVGAVGGAVVGGLVGNQFGGGVGRGAMTVLGAVGGGFAGNAVEKNIRSTTAYSVHVRLESGKNRYFTYHEAPPFQQGERVHIENGALVAG; encoded by the coding sequence ATGGACAATCCTGGCAACACACAACCACGCCGAATTCACCCGCTTGTCGCGACCGCGGCAGGCGCTGTCATCATCGCGAGCCTCGCGGCCACAGCGGCTATCACGGGTCTGTTTCCCAAAGCGTCGAGCAACGGCGCGCAGACAGATCAAACCCAGGCGGCACAGGTGACTTCGCAGCCGTCGCAGCAGGTGGTCGATTCGGCGGCTCCGGCCAATCCGAACACCTACGCGCAGCAACAGCAGCCGCAGGCCCAGCCTACGCAGGCTCAGGCACCAGCCGATGCTCAGACCCAGCAGCCCCAACCGGCTCCGGTCGCAGCGGCTCCTACGCCCGCGCAAGCGCAGTACGCACAGCAGCAACAGCAATCGGGCCAGTACGCGCAGCAACCGCCACCCCAACCCGCCTATTGCGCTAGTTGCGGGACCGTCGTAGCGATCTCAGCAGTGCGTCAAGAAGGCCATGGCACCGGCGTCGGCGCTGTGGGCGGTGCGGTGGTCGGCGGTCTGGTGGGCAATCAGTTCGGCGGCGGCGTGGGCCGCGGCGCGATGACGGTGCTGGGCGCAGTCGGCGGCGGTTTCGCGGGTAACGCGGTCGAGAAAAATATCCGCAGCACGACCGCCTACTCGGTGCATGTGCGTCTGGAGAGCGGCAAGAACCGTTACTTCACGTATCACGAGGCGCCGCCGTTCCAGCAAGGCGAGCGCGTGCATATCGAGAACGGTGCGCTCGTAGCAGGCTAA